Within the Hypericibacter adhaerens genome, the region TTGTTGATGTTGGGGTCGTCGAAGCGCGGGAAGAAGGTGATGGCCCCCTCCATGTATTCCACGCTCGTGCGCTTCACCATGTCCGGCAGCAACTCGAGACCGGCATGCAGAATCCGGCCCTTGAAGCCCTGCAGGAAGAGCTGCTCGACCAAGAGCAGCGCGAAGGAGGGATAGGCCGTGTCGAGGCAGACCGCCTGCGGCTTGCTGGCGAGCAACGCGCTCACCACCGGCGCGAAGTCCGTCGTCGCGGCGTCGAAATACTGGTCCTTGACGATCTCGAAGCCGTGCGCGTCGAAGCCGGCGCGCCAATAAGCGAGCGCGACGCGGCCCGTGAGGTCGTCCTGGGCGCAGAGCGCGACGGTCTTCACGTCTGGCTCCACCTTGCGCAGATACTCTGCGCCGCAGCCGAAATAGAGAGGATGCACCTCGACCGGCGCCAGCAGGTATTTGGAGTCGGGATTGAGGTCGGTAACGTAGAGGGTCGAGGTCAGCAGCTTGTTGCGGTTGGAGAAGTCCTGGATCGCCGACCAATCGTCGCCGCCGATCACCATCGTGTACGCGACCTCCTGGTCGACGAAGGATCGCGCGCCCTCCAGGGTCTTCTCGGCGACATAGGCGCCGTCGAAGGCGACGACTTCGACCTCGTGCTGCTTGCCGTCGATCTTCACCCCTCCCGCCTTGTTCGTGCGCGCGGCCCAGACGTCGGCGCCGTTCCTGCCCGGCACTCCCCAGAGCGCGAGGTCGCCGGTCAATGGCAGAAGCGCGCCGACCCGGACTTTGGGGTCGGCCGCGCGCACGATGTTCGGCATGGCGATGGCGGAGGCCGTGACGCCGGCGGCGATAAGCGCCTGACGGCGCGTGAACCGAGACTTGAGCCTGGGCATGGTTTTCTCCTGTTTGGCGGCACGTAACGGTCAGTATCTTGTGTAGACTGACTGGATGCTCTAGTTTTTAGACCCACTGGTCAGTATTCGCCAGGAGATGCGGTTTCGCAAGCTTTTTTGCGGAGCGATCGCCTCGGCCGCGCGATCGGGACGGAGATCGACAGAACGATGGTTGGGCGTGATACCGGTGCCCTCGGGGACAGTTTTGATTTCGTCGTCGTGGGGGCGGGGTCGGCGGGCTGCGTTCTGGCGGCGCGGCTGACCGAGGATCCGAAGGTGCGGGTGCTGCTGCTTGAAGCCGGCGGCTCCGATCGGGACTGGCGGATCGAGATGCCGCTCGGTGTCGGGGCATTGCTGGAGAGCGGCAGGCACAACTGGAACTATGTCACCGAGCCGGAACCGGAGCTGGGCGGGCGGCGGATCGATCATCCGCGCGGCAAGGTGCTGGGCGGCTCCTCCTCGATCAACGGCATGGTCTATACCCGCGGCCATGGCCGCGACTATGACGGCTGGGTGAGCGAACACGGATGCACCGGTTGGGGTTACGCCGACCTGCTCCCTTACTTCCAGCGCGCCGAGACATCCGCCGGACCGCGCGATCCCTATCGCGGCAGCGCCGGGCCGTTGCGGGTGATGCCGCCCGACATCGCGGGGAGACCGCTCAATGCCGCCTTCATGGAGGCGGGGAAGCAGGCAGGCTATCCGCTGACCCGGGACAGCAACGGGTTGCAGCAGGAGGGTTTCGGCCCGAACGAGATGACGATCTCCGGCGGCCGGCGCTGGAGCGCCGCGCGCGCCTATCTCGATCCGGCACGCGGTCGGCCGAACCTCAAGATCCTATCGGACGTCCTGGTCGAGCGCGTCGTCTTCGAGGGCAAGCGCGCAACCGGCGTCGCCGGCCGGCGGGACGGCCAGGCCTTCTCCGTTCGCGCCCGCGAGGTCATCGTCAGTGGCGGCTCGATCAACTCGCCGCAGGTCCTCATGCTGTCCGGCATCGGCCCCGCGGACCATCTCCAATCGCTCGGCATGGCCGTCGTGGCCGATCGCCCGGCGGTCGGGCAGAATCTGCAGGACCATCCCGATCTTACGGTGCAGTACTGGCTGAAGCAGCCGGTCTCGCTGTTCCCGGCGACCCGGTTCCCGGGCAAGTGGCTGACCGGGCTCACATGGTTTCTCGCGCGGGAGGGCCTCGCCGCCACCAACCAGTTCGAGGCGGCCGCCTTCATCCGGACGCGGGCCGGCATCGACCATCCGGACCTGAAGCTCGAGCTCCTGCCGCTGGCCTTCCGGCCCGGCAGCTTCGCCCCGCATCCCGGTCATGCCTGCCAGATCCACATGACCATGCTGCGCGCCGAAAGCCGCGGTACGCTCACGCTGCGCAGCGCCGATCCCAAGGCGTCGCCGCGTCTTCAGTTCAATTACCTTTCCGATGCGCGCGATCTCGAGACAATGCGCCGCGCCGTCCGCCTGACCCAGGAGATCGTGCGTCAACCGGCGCTGCAGGCCTATGTCCGCGATGAGATCGCGCCGGGCCCCGCCGGCGCGAACGAGGCCTCGCTGGAACGATGGATCCGCGACAACATCGCCACCGCGTTTCATCCGGCCGGCACCTGCCGCATGGGCGGCGATCCCGACTCCGTGGTCGATCCGCAGCTCTGCGTGCGTGGCGTCGAGGGCCTGCGCGTGGTGGATGCTTCGATCATGCCGCAAGTGGTCAGCGCGAACACCAACGCACCGACCATCATGCTGGCCGAGCGGGCGAGCGACATCATCCGCGGCTTGTCCCTGCCGGCCTCCAACCTGCCCTATTGGACGCATCCGAACTGGCAGACCGCGCAGCGCTGAGCGGGTGCTCAGCGCTTCAGGCGGGCATAGAGTTCCGGACGCCGGTCGGCAAGCTGCCGAATCTCGGATTTCGTGCGGGAGAGCCTCAGCCGCGCGAGATCGAGATCCACGTGCAACAGGCTCTCCGTGTTCTTCGCCGCTTCGGCGTAGGTGCCGTCCGCGATTGCGAAGCGATTGTCGATCGGGCATGCGACATAGGCGCAGCCGACGCAAACCACGGGATGGTCGGTGGGAATGCCGAGATCGCCGACGATCGGCGAGACGCAGACATAGATCTGGTTCTCCACCGCCCGGGCCTGGGCGCTGTGCCGGACGCGCCAGTATCCGCGTTCCGTGGTGAGCGAAGGGACCAGCAGGACCTCGATCCCCTCCGCCACCAGATGTCGCGTCAACTCCGGAAACTGGACGTCGTAGCAGATCGCCAGGCCGATCCGGACGCCCTCGATCTCGAACGGCGTCAAGGTTTCGCCACCGACGGTGTCGATGGCCTGCTCCGGCCGGGTCGGGTGCAGCTTGTCCTGGCGCAGCAGCGTGCCGTCCGGCAGGGCGATGTATGCGCTGTTGAGCCCATGCCCCTTCTCCTCGTGCCAGAACGAGGCGCCGGCGATGGCGATGCGGTGGCGGCGCGCGACCTCGCGGAGGCAGTCGGTGTAAGCGCCGAGCAGCGGCGTCAGGCGGCGGCGATAGAGACCGGCGACGCCCGGTACCGTGGTCGCGCCCGCCTCCGGGTCGCCCCAGAGCAGGCCGAGACAGGCGAGCTCCGGGAGCAGCAGCAGGCGGCTGCCCTCCGCCGCGGCCTCGCCGGCGAGCGCTTCGATATGCGCCCGGAAGGCCCCCACATCCGGATAGCGCCGGATCGCCAAGGTCGCGACCGAGATCTTCAGGGTGTCGGTCATGCCGCGGACCACAGCGCCCTCAGCGCCTTCTTGTCGACCTTGCCGGTGGCGCCGAGCGGAAACGCGGGCACGAAGCGGAACACAGCCGGCACCTTGTATTCCGCCAGCTCGTTGCGGCAGAGCGCGGCCAGCGCCTCGCCCGACACCTCCGCGTCGCCGCGCCGAACCACGAAAGCGGCCGCGACCTCGCCATACTTGCGGTCGGGAATGCCGATCACGGCGACCGACTGCACGCCCGGATGTCGCGCGATCACGCCTTCGACTTCGGCGGGCGCGATGTTCGCGCCGCCGCGGATGATGATGTCCTTGATGCGACCGGTCAGGTGATAGAAATCCTGTGCGTCGCGGAAACCGAGGTCGCCAGTGCGGAACAACCCGTCTTGAAGGGCGGTCTGGGTTAGCGCCTCGTCCTTGAAATAGCGCTTCAGCGTCGATGGCGCGCGCACCAGAAGCTCGCCTTGCTCGCCCGCCTGCACGGGCAACCCCGCGCCGTCGACAATCCGGATCACGGCGCCCGGTGCCGCGCGGCCGATGGCGCCGGCCGGCAGCTTCGCCGGGTCCGCGGCAAAGCGGCCGAACACCGGGCGCACCTCGGTCAGCGCATAGTAGTCGTCGATCGCCTTGTTGAAGCGGGCGGCGAAGCGCGCCTTCAGCTCGACCGAGAGCGGCGCACCCGCGCAGATCAGCAGGCGCATGAAGGAGAGATCGGGGGCAAGCCCGTTCTGCTCGGCATAGTCCAGCATCATGGTGAACATGGTGGGGACGCCGTGGTAGATGGTTGCCCGATTCGCCACGAGCGCCTGCAGCACCTCGCCGGGATGGAAGCGGCGCTGGATCACCACCTGGCCGCCCGCCTGCAGCCCGGTCGCCGCCGCGGTCGAGAGCCCGTAGAGAAAGCCGAGCGGGAGCGCCACCAGGGTTACATCCTCCTCGGTAATGCCCCACATCTCGATCAGCGACGCATTGCCGGCGATTTCCGCAGCCTGGTCGAACAGCACGGCCTTGGGCGTGCCGGTCGAGCCCGAGGTGTAGATGATCAGGAAATCGTCGGCGGGATCGATGTCGGCTGTCGGCGCCGGCGCCGCAGCAGCGCCAAGAGCCTCCAGCGGCCGCCGCCGTTCGGCCGGCACCGCGGCTTCCGCGACGGATCCCATGGCCTCGTCATGGAACAGCAGCGCCGCCCCGGAATGGGTCACGATATGCGCCACCTCGCGCGGCGTGAGGCTGGGATTGATCGGCACGAACACCGCGCCCAGCTTGGCCGCGGCATAATAGGCCACCATCAGCTCGGGGCGGTTTTCGCTCAGGATGGCAAAGATCCGGCCATCGCCGATTCCCAGCGCCCGCAGGGCCGCCGCGGCCCGATCCACCGCGCGGAGCAGATCGCCGTAGCTCAACGACCGGGCGCCGAAGCGCAGCGCCGGCGCATCACCGCGCCGGGTGGCGGCCGCCCGCAACAGGCCATCAATGGTCTCGGTCGCTCGCACCGCGCGATTGCCGCTATCCGAAGGTCAGGCCGGCTTGCGCATCATCAGCAGCTTCCACTCGCCTTCCTGGACCACCTCGCCGCGCTGGTTCACCAGCTGGACATGGAAAAAGACGAGCCCCTGGGTCGGCTTCTTCGACTCGCGCTTGCCGGTCACTTTTTCCTCGACATGGATCGTGTCGCCGATCTTGATCGGGCCCTTCAGGTCCCAGTTCATGCCGAGGAAGGCGATCGCCGTGCCTTCCTTGATGCCGAGGCGGCTTTCGAGGCCGGTCGCGATGGCGAAGCCCGCCGGGCCGTGCAGAATGCGGCCGCCGAAGATCGTGGTCTTGGCGAATTCCTCGTCGGTATGGATCGGGTTGTGATCGCCAGTCATGGCCGCGAAATTGACGATGTCGGTCTCGGTGATGGTCCGGCGTGGGCTGACCCAGCTGTCCCCGGGGTTGAGCTCCTCGAAATAGCGCGCATCCTTGCCGATCTTCGGGGCCACAGTTTTCGTCTCGCTCATGGTTGGTCCTTGGTTATTGGTCTGAGAGCCGGTCAGCGCCCGAGCCGGCGCTGCGCTTCCTGTCGCAGGGTGGAGAAGCGGACACCCGCCTGTGCCTTCATATGCGCCACCAGGCGGTCCAGCATGGTGATGCGCGGCCCGCGGCCGATGATCTCCGGATGGTTGGTGAGGTTGAAGACACCGTCCTCGACTTGCGCATGGCAATAGTCGAACTCGGCCCGCCAGATCGTCCCCACCTCGGCGGGATCGCGCAGGCCCTGGTTGATCGGCTTCACCATGAACTGGAAGTAGGGGTAGTCGTCGAGCTCCCAGGCCACCGGGAACTCGATCAGCCCGCATTCCTTTCCGGGCGTGAAGCCGGTCTCGGTCACCACATCGCCCCGGCGCGGGCGATAGGGCCGGAAGTCGTCGGCCATCAGGCTGCTGTCGTAGAGATAGCCGCGCTCCTCCAGCACGTCCATGCTGTGCGGGCTGAGATCCCAGGCAGGCGAGCGGTAGCCGACCGGCCGCGCGCCGATGATCCTCTCCAGCACATCCTCGCTCCGGGCCAGGAGATCGACCTCTTCGGCCCGTGACAGCGCGACCGGCGATTCATGGATGAAGCCATGGGCGGCGATCTCGTGGCCCGCGGCGGCGATCTCGCGCACCGCTTCCGGAAAGCTTGCCGCGGTATGCGCAGGGACGAAGAAGGTTGCGGGTATCCGATGTCGCTCCAGCAGCTTCAGCACCCGCGGCAGGCCGACACGCGCACCATATTCCCCGCGTGAGAGCGGCGTCGGCGATGTCAGCTTGAAGGTGCTGACCCAGATCGAGAGCAGATCGACGTCGAAGGTGAGGCAGACGGTTGTCATTGCGGCAGTCCCAACAGGTCGATGTCCTGGCCCTCGAGGATGCGCCGGGCGATGACCAGCTTCTGGATGTCGTTGGTGCCCTCGCCGACGATATAAAGCGGCGCCTCGCGGTAGAGCCGTTCGATCGGATAGTCGGCGACATAGCCGTAGCCGCCGTGAATGCGCAAAGCGTCGTCGACGATGGCGCTGCAGGTCTCGCTGGCAAAGAGCTTGGCCATGCCGGATATCATGTCGGCGCGGTTGCCTTCCGCTTTCGCCTGCGCGGCTTCGCGCGTGATCAATCGCGCCGCCACCAGCCTCGTCGCCATCTCGGCGAGCCGGAGCTGCACGGCCTGGTGCTGGTCGATGGTGACGCCGAAGGCCTTGCGTTCGCCGGCATAGCGCCGGGCCTCGTTCAGCGCATCGGCCGCCAATCCAACCGCGCTTGCCGCGATCGCGATCCGCCCCACCTCGAGACCGTCGAACAGCTGCTGCAGCCCGCGGCCCGCCTCGCCGCCGACGAGAGCCGCGCTCGGCACAAGCGCGTCCTGAAACAGGATCTCGACCGTATCGACTTGCCCGTAAGCCATCTTGTGGAAGGTGCCGGCGACCTTGACGCCCGGAATCTCCTTCTCCACCAGCAGCAAACTGATGCCTCGTTTCGCCGGCTGAGCGGCGGGATCGGTCTTCGCCAGGACCAGCAGCAAGTCGGCCCGCCGGCCGTTCGTGACGAAAAACTTGCTGCCGCTCAACGTGAACCCGTCGCCGGCAGGCCGCGCGGTGGTGGCAATCGCCTGCAAATCGGAGCCGGCGCCCGGCTCGGTCAGGCAGAGCGCGGCGCGCAACTCTCCCGTGGCCATCTTCGGGAGATACCGCGCCCGCTGGGCTCCCGTGCCGTGCTTTCCGATGACATAGGCGACCGTGCTATGGCTGTTTACATAAGCGGCGAGGCTGGTCCAACCCTTGGCCAGCTCCTCCATGATCGCGGCGAAGACCGGCAGGCGCAGCCCGAGGCCGCCCTGCTCTTCGGGTATCGCGAGGCCGAACAATCCGAGGCCCCGCATCCGCTCGAGCAGCGCCTCGGGATAGGCGCCCTCGCGCTCCAGCCGCATCACCTCGGGTCGCACCTCCTTGGCGACGAAGCGGCGCACCGTTTCCAGAACGGCAAGCTCCGCCGCGTCGAAACCGGCGATCGACCCCGGATCTGCGGTCACGTCGCGGTCCAGCCCCCGTCGATGGCGATCGCCTGCCCATTGATATAGGCGGCATGGTCCGAGGCGAGGAAGACGGCAAGATCGCCGACTTCCGATGGCGTACCCTTGCGCCGCGCCGGCACCAGGCGCTTATAGCCGTCGGGGTCGGCACCGACTCCTGCCATTTTCGGCGCATCCTCGCCGAGGATCCGGGTCGAGTTGGCGCGAATCTCGGTCTGGATCACGCCGGGGCAGATCGCGTTGATCGTGATGCCGTTCTCCGCGTACGTGCATGCGATCTGCCGGGTGAGGCCGACGATGGCGAACTTGGAGGCGGTATAGGAGGCGCCGTCGGCAGCGCCCCGCAGACCGCCGACCGACGATGTGTTGATGATCCGACCGGAGCCTTGAGGCACCAGACGCCTCAGCGCCGCCTGGCAACCGAAGAAGGTGCCTTTGAGGTTGATGTCGATCACCTTGTCCCAGAGCGATTCCGAAGTGTCGAGGCAGCTCGCGAAACCGTCGAACACGCCGGCATTGTTGACCATGATGTCGAGCCGGCCGAAGCGGTCGACGCCGGCCTGCACCAGAGCATCGACCTGGTCGCCGTCGCGGACATCGACCTTGACGAAGTCCACGGTGCCGCCCTTGCCCTTGATCTTGGCCACGGCGTCGCGGCCTTTGTCATCGAGGATGCCGCCGATCAGGACTTTCGCCCCGGCGGCCGACAGCGCCTCCGCGATGCCGAGGCCGATCCCCGTCTCGCCGCCGGTGATGACCGCGTTTTTGCCCGAGAGAATTGACATGAAAGCTCCGTTGGCTGGGCGGCGTCTTCGGCAGGCTGGCGTCAGAGGGCCGAGGGGCGGCCGAACTTGGCGCGCACTTCGGCGAACTCGCTGCCATTGCGCTGCTGTGGCTTCTGGTAGTAGCCGCCGCGGTCGATGTTATAGAGACCCTGCTTCTTCAAGTCGCCCAGCGACTCCGCCATCTTCAAGGCAAAGGTGTTGGTGTTGAGGATGGTCTCGTCGCGCGGCGCCTTGGTGTCGATCAGCCACTTCTCCATGCTGGCGGCGATGATGGTGCAGCCCAGCACCACGACCTCCGCGCGGCTCTTCTCCTTGGCCTTCCTGCACTTGGCGATCGCGTCCTTGGCGACGCCCTCGGTGTCGCGGATCATGTCGGTAACCCACCAGTCGATGCAGGTGACATCCCGGCATTCCGGACCGCCGTAAAGCTTGGTGAGGTCGCGGAGGTAGGGCACCGCCTTGTGGTGGTCGGTCACCAGCACATAGTCGTGCCCGTAATAGGGCGCCATCATGATGGTCGCCTCCAGCGGTCCGATCACCGGGATATCGACCAGCTCCCGCGCGACGCGAACGCCGGGGTCGTAGCAGCAGCCGACGATGACGGCGTCGAATCCCTGCTGCTCGGCGCGCATCACGTCTTCCATGACCACCAGCTCGACGATGTGCTTGTTGTAATAGTAGTCGATATTCTCCGGGCAGTTTTCGGTGTTCGTGATGACGATCTCGGTATCCGGCCGCGCATAGGACAGCAGCGTCTCCTTGATGAGATTGTTGTAGACCGGAGTACCAAAGGGATTGATGAAGTTGATCCTCACACTCATAGCCGCCTCCCGGTTCGCTGGTTCCGTTATGCACGCAGCGCGTCTTGCGCAACGTGGCGCAGAGTGATACTGACTGATGAGTATTTTTTTCCGTCTTGCCGGTTAAAGTCAAGGCGGGAATGCCGTAACGGCGGTTTTGAGCCAGTGTCGCGGGGATCGCATTCCATGTCGGATCTCGATGCCGTCATCATCGGCGCCGGACATAACGGCCTCGTTTGCGCCAGTTATCTCGCCAAGGCCGGTCTCAGGGTCGCGGCGTTGGAGCGGCGCGGCGTGGTCGGCGGCCCGGTCGTCACCGAGGAACTCTGGCCCGGCTACCATATCTCGGTCGCGGCCTTTTGGATGTCCTTGCTGCAGCCGAAGATCATGCTCGATCTCGACCTGCGGAAACACGGCATCGACGTGCTGCAGACGCCGGCCGGATTCCAGCCCTTCGCCTCCGGCGGCAGCCTGGTGTTCTGGTCCGACACGGCGCGAATGCAGGAGGAGATCCGCAAGTTCTCGGCCGCCGACGCCGAGGCCTGGCCGCGCTTCGTGGCGCATATGGAGGGGCTGATGCCCCATCTCCGGCGCCTGCTGTTCGAGGTCCCGGTCGACCCCACCACCGGCCGCCTCGGCGATATGGCGCGCTCGCTCGCCCTGGCCTGGCGGTTCCGCCATGTCGGAAGGCAGTTCTATGACGTCTGGGACCTCCTGACCCTGAGCGCCCACGACTTTCTGCGCCGTTGGTTCGAGAGCGAGACCCTGCTGACGGCGCTGGGCTGCTACGCCTCCGGCAGCGGCGGCAATATCAGCCCGAAGACGCCGGGCTCGGCCTATGTGCTGGCGCGGCCGATGCTGCGCGACCCCGATACGCCCGCCGGACCCGGCGGGCTCGTGAAAGGCGGCATGGGCGCCGTCACCCAGGCGATGCGCCGCGCCGCCGAGGCGGCCGGCGTCGTCATCCGCACCGACGCCGAGGTTGCGCGGGTGATCGTCGAGAACGGCGCCGCCTGCGGGGTCGAGCTCAAGAACGGCGAGCGCGTGCTGGCCAAGGCGGTGATCGCCAATGCCAATGCGCGGACGACGTTCCTGCGCCTGGTCGAGCCGACCCATCTCCCGGCCGGCTTCCTGGCCGCCATTCGGCGTATCCGCACCGAATCTTCCTGCTTCAAGATCAACCTCGCGACCGAGGCCCTGCCGCGCTGGACCGCCTACGATTCGCGCAAGCTTGCGGCGGAGAATCCGGGCTCGATCACCATTGCGGAGAACCTGGACGAGCTGGAGGAGGCATTCGAGTCCGCGCGCCATGGCCGCATGGCGCCGCGGCCCTATCTCTGGATCCTGACTCCCAGCGCGTTCGACC harbors:
- a CDS encoding polysaccharide deacetylase family protein; its protein translation is MTTVCLTFDVDLLSIWVSTFKLTSPTPLSRGEYGARVGLPRVLKLLERHRIPATFFVPAHTAASFPEAVREIAAAGHEIAAHGFIHESPVALSRAEEVDLLARSEDVLERIIGARPVGYRSPAWDLSPHSMDVLEERGYLYDSSLMADDFRPYRPRRGDVVTETGFTPGKECGLIEFPVAWELDDYPYFQFMVKPINQGLRDPAEVGTIWRAEFDYCHAQVEDGVFNLTNHPEIIGRGPRITMLDRLVAHMKAQAGVRFSTLRQEAQRRLGR
- a CDS encoding nitrilase-related carbon-nitrogen hydrolase, which codes for MTDTLKISVATLAIRRYPDVGAFRAHIEALAGEAAAEGSRLLLLPELACLGLLWGDPEAGATTVPGVAGLYRRRLTPLLGAYTDCLREVARRHRIAIAGASFWHEEKGHGLNSAYIALPDGTLLRQDKLHPTRPEQAIDTVGGETLTPFEIEGVRIGLAICYDVQFPELTRHLVAEGIEVLLVPSLTTERGYWRVRHSAQARAVENQIYVCVSPIVGDLGIPTDHPVVCVGCAYVACPIDNRFAIADGTYAEAAKNTESLLHVDLDLARLRLSRTKSEIRQLADRRPELYARLKR
- a CDS encoding class I adenylate-forming enzyme family protein, whose protein sequence is MRATETIDGLLRAAATRRGDAPALRFGARSLSYGDLLRAVDRAAAALRALGIGDGRIFAILSENRPELMVAYYAAAKLGAVFVPINPSLTPREVAHIVTHSGAALLFHDEAMGSVAEAAVPAERRRPLEALGAAAAPAPTADIDPADDFLIIYTSGSTGTPKAVLFDQAAEIAGNASLIEMWGITEEDVTLVALPLGFLYGLSTAAATGLQAGGQVVIQRRFHPGEVLQALVANRATIYHGVPTMFTMMLDYAEQNGLAPDLSFMRLLICAGAPLSVELKARFAARFNKAIDDYYALTEVRPVFGRFAADPAKLPAGAIGRAAPGAVIRIVDGAGLPVQAGEQGELLVRAPSTLKRYFKDEALTQTALQDGLFRTGDLGFRDAQDFYHLTGRIKDIIIRGGANIAPAEVEGVIARHPGVQSVAVIGIPDRKYGEVAAAFVVRRGDAEVSGEALAALCRNELAEYKVPAVFRFVPAFPLGATGKVDKKALRALWSAA
- a CDS encoding choline dehydrogenase codes for the protein MVGRDTGALGDSFDFVVVGAGSAGCVLAARLTEDPKVRVLLLEAGGSDRDWRIEMPLGVGALLESGRHNWNYVTEPEPELGGRRIDHPRGKVLGGSSSINGMVYTRGHGRDYDGWVSEHGCTGWGYADLLPYFQRAETSAGPRDPYRGSAGPLRVMPPDIAGRPLNAAFMEAGKQAGYPLTRDSNGLQQEGFGPNEMTISGGRRWSAARAYLDPARGRPNLKILSDVLVERVVFEGKRATGVAGRRDGQAFSVRAREVIVSGGSINSPQVLMLSGIGPADHLQSLGMAVVADRPAVGQNLQDHPDLTVQYWLKQPVSLFPATRFPGKWLTGLTWFLAREGLAATNQFEAAAFIRTRAGIDHPDLKLELLPLAFRPGSFAPHPGHACQIHMTMLRAESRGTLTLRSADPKASPRLQFNYLSDARDLETMRRAVRLTQEIVRQPALQAYVRDEIAPGPAGANEASLERWIRDNIATAFHPAGTCRMGGDPDSVVDPQLCVRGVEGLRVVDASIMPQVVSANTNAPTIMLAERASDIIRGLSLPASNLPYWTHPNWQTAQR
- a CDS encoding SDR family NAD(P)-dependent oxidoreductase — protein: MSILSGKNAVITGGETGIGLGIAEALSAAGAKVLIGGILDDKGRDAVAKIKGKGGTVDFVKVDVRDGDQVDALVQAGVDRFGRLDIMVNNAGVFDGFASCLDTSESLWDKVIDINLKGTFFGCQAALRRLVPQGSGRIINTSSVGGLRGAADGASYTASKFAIVGLTRQIACTYAENGITINAICPGVIQTEIRANSTRILGEDAPKMAGVGADPDGYKRLVPARRKGTPSEVGDLAVFLASDHAAYINGQAIAIDGGWTAT
- a CDS encoding ABC transporter substrate-binding protein codes for the protein MPRLKSRFTRRQALIAAGVTASAIAMPNIVRAADPKVRVGALLPLTGDLALWGVPGRNGADVWAARTNKAGGVKIDGKQHEVEVVAFDGAYVAEKTLEGARSFVDQEVAYTMVIGGDDWSAIQDFSNRNKLLTSTLYVTDLNPDSKYLLAPVEVHPLYFGCGAEYLRKVEPDVKTVALCAQDDLTGRVALAYWRAGFDAHGFEIVKDQYFDAATTDFAPVVSALLASKPQAVCLDTAYPSFALLLVEQLFLQGFKGRILHAGLELLPDMVKRTSVEYMEGAITFFPRFDDPNINKSAPGFPDPGGFYADVEKAFPGGWNNTTWEFAACLEVWKRSVEAANTTEPDALLASMKANPPAHMYGPAVWWGQDLFGINNALVGSWPIVVVKSGKVDIVELSNQASWYEKHRDLVVKRFREENLMPDQKK
- a CDS encoding MaoC/PaaZ C-terminal domain-containing protein — encoded protein: MSETKTVAPKIGKDARYFEELNPGDSWVSPRRTITETDIVNFAAMTGDHNPIHTDEEFAKTTIFGGRILHGPAGFAIATGLESRLGIKEGTAIAFLGMNWDLKGPIKIGDTIHVEEKVTGKRESKKPTQGLVFFHVQLVNQRGEVVQEGEWKLLMMRKPA
- a CDS encoding acyl-CoA dehydrogenase family protein: MTADPGSIAGFDAAELAVLETVRRFVAKEVRPEVMRLEREGAYPEALLERMRGLGLFGLAIPEEQGGLGLRLPVFAAIMEELAKGWTSLAAYVNSHSTVAYVIGKHGTGAQRARYLPKMATGELRAALCLTEPGAGSDLQAIATTARPAGDGFTLSGSKFFVTNGRRADLLLVLAKTDPAAQPAKRGISLLLVEKEIPGVKVAGTFHKMAYGQVDTVEILFQDALVPSAALVGGEAGRGLQQLFDGLEVGRIAIAASAVGLAADALNEARRYAGERKAFGVTIDQHQAVQLRLAEMATRLVAARLITREAAQAKAEGNRADMISGMAKLFASETCSAIVDDALRIHGGYGYVADYPIERLYREAPLYIVGEGTNDIQKLVIARRILEGQDIDLLGLPQ
- a CDS encoding phytoene desaturase family protein, coding for MSDLDAVIIGAGHNGLVCASYLAKAGLRVAALERRGVVGGPVVTEELWPGYHISVAAFWMSLLQPKIMLDLDLRKHGIDVLQTPAGFQPFASGGSLVFWSDTARMQEEIRKFSAADAEAWPRFVAHMEGLMPHLRRLLFEVPVDPTTGRLGDMARSLALAWRFRHVGRQFYDVWDLLTLSAHDFLRRWFESETLLTALGCYASGSGGNISPKTPGSAYVLARPMLRDPDTPAGPGGLVKGGMGAVTQAMRRAAEAAGVVIRTDAEVARVIVENGAACGVELKNGERVLAKAVIANANARTTFLRLVEPTHLPAGFLAAIRRIRTESSCFKINLATEALPRWTAYDSRKLAAENPGSITIAENLDELEEAFESARHGRMAPRPYLWILTPSAFDPTVAPPGKHVVSVFGGHVPYRLQGRDWDDAAREELYEIVMRQIARYAPGFGNSVIHKQVLVPQDLERIFDLPGGHVHHGELSIDQIFFRRPVAHAAGYRSPIANLYMCGASTHPGGGVTGVPGHNAAKVILQDRKKGVRPELFAWRGA
- a CDS encoding aspartate/glutamate racemase family protein, which encodes MSVRINFINPFGTPVYNNLIKETLLSYARPDTEIVITNTENCPENIDYYYNKHIVELVVMEDVMRAEQQGFDAVIVGCCYDPGVRVARELVDIPVIGPLEATIMMAPYYGHDYVLVTDHHKAVPYLRDLTKLYGGPECRDVTCIDWWVTDMIRDTEGVAKDAIAKCRKAKEKSRAEVVVLGCTIIAASMEKWLIDTKAPRDETILNTNTFALKMAESLGDLKKQGLYNIDRGGYYQKPQQRNGSEFAEVRAKFGRPSAL